A window from Carbonactinospora thermoautotrophica encodes these proteins:
- a CDS encoding acetyl-CoA C-acetyltransferase has product MTEAFIFDAVRTPRGKGKRGALHSVKPVTLAAGVLRALRDRTNLDTARVDDVVLGCVTPVGEQGGDIARTAVLAAGWDLRAAGAQVNRFCASGLEAVNLAACKVRSGYEDLVVAGGVESMSRVPMGSDGGAWAIDPETNLAIGFVPQGVSADLVATLEGFTREDVDRYALRSQQRATHARDKGYFVRSLVPVVDQNGVVVLDHDEAIRPDTTLEGLAALEPSFAAMGAAGFDAVAIDRYPTVERIRHVHTAGNSSQIVDGAAAMLIGNERAAADLGLTPRARIVSAAVVGSEPTIMLTGPAPAARKALARAGLDVADIDLFEVNEAFAAVVLKFQRDLGVPEEKINVNGGAIAMGHPLGATGCVILGTLLDELERRDLRRGLATLCVGGGMGIATIIERV; this is encoded by the coding sequence ATGACCGAAGCGTTCATCTTCGACGCCGTGCGCACGCCCCGGGGCAAGGGCAAGCGCGGCGCGCTGCACAGTGTCAAGCCGGTGACGCTCGCGGCCGGGGTGCTGCGGGCGCTGCGGGACCGCACGAACCTGGACACCGCGCGCGTGGACGACGTGGTGCTCGGCTGCGTGACCCCGGTCGGCGAGCAGGGCGGGGACATCGCCCGCACCGCCGTGCTGGCGGCCGGCTGGGACCTGCGGGCGGCGGGCGCGCAGGTGAACCGGTTCTGCGCCTCTGGCCTGGAGGCGGTCAACCTGGCGGCCTGCAAGGTCCGCTCCGGGTACGAGGACCTGGTCGTGGCCGGCGGGGTGGAGTCGATGTCCCGGGTGCCGATGGGGTCCGACGGCGGCGCCTGGGCGATCGACCCGGAGACGAACCTGGCCATCGGCTTCGTGCCGCAGGGGGTCAGCGCGGATCTGGTCGCCACGCTGGAGGGGTTCACCCGGGAGGACGTGGACCGCTACGCCCTGCGCTCCCAGCAGCGGGCCACGCACGCGCGGGACAAGGGGTACTTCGTGAGGTCGCTGGTCCCGGTGGTCGACCAGAACGGCGTCGTGGTGCTCGACCACGACGAGGCGATCCGCCCGGACACCACCCTGGAGGGGCTGGCGGCGCTCGAGCCGAGCTTCGCGGCGATGGGCGCGGCCGGGTTCGACGCGGTCGCGATCGACCGGTACCCGACGGTGGAGCGCATCCGGCACGTGCACACCGCCGGCAACTCCTCCCAGATCGTCGACGGCGCCGCGGCCATGCTGATCGGCAACGAGCGGGCCGCGGCGGATCTCGGGCTCACCCCGCGGGCCCGGATCGTCAGCGCCGCCGTGGTCGGCAGCGAACCCACCATCATGCTCACCGGCCCCGCCCCGGCGGCGCGCAAGGCCCTGGCCCGCGCCGGCCTGGACGTGGCGGACATCGACCTGTTCGAGGTCAACGAGGCGTTCGCCGCGGTCGTGCTGAAGTTCCAACGCGACCTTGGCGTGCCTGAGGAGAAGATCAACGTCAACGGCGGCGCCATCGCCATGGGCCACCCGCTGGGCGCCACTGGCTGCGTGATCCTCGGCACGCTGCTCGACGAGCTGGAACGCCGGGACCTGCGCCGCGGCCTGGCCACGCTGTGCGTCGGCGGCGGCATGGGCATCGCCACGATCATCGAGCGCGTCTGA
- a CDS encoding 3-hydroxyacyl-CoA dehydrogenase NAD-binding domain-containing protein produces the protein MTSETNAAIRYHRDADGVVTLTMDMPGQSANVMNAEYHAAMGAVLARLEAERDTVRGVILTSAKKTFFAGGDLNLLVAVDPGGAAEFAAFIDDIKAQLRRLETLGRPVVAALGGSALGGGWEIALACHRRVCLDDEAIRLGLPEVTLGLLPGAGGVVRTVRLLGLEQALPLLMEGKRLRPRQALAAGLVHELAATPEELLARARDWVLANPEARQPWDTPGYRIPGPKPTDPAAYPMLAAAPAVLYQKTHGTLPAPEKILAAAVESALVDFDTAQRIETRYLTELATGQVAKNMIGTFWFQMNEIKAGASRPAGFAPYRTRRVGVLGAGMMGAGIAQVSAAAGLEVVLKDVSAEAAAAGKQRIAALLGEQVAAGRMTPQQRDQVLDRITPTASDADLAGCDLVIEAVFEDRALKEKVLAAAEAAAPPDAVISSNTSTLPITGLAGAVPEPARFIGLHFFSPVHKMPLVEIIRGARTGDATLARAFDYVRQIGKTPIVVNDGRGFFTSRVFGAYATEGIAMLAEGVHPALIENEARKAGMPVGPLAVSDEVTLSLMWKIGQQTVADLAAEGRSVPDHPAYAVIDLMVNELGRTGRAGGAGFYEYPEHGRKYLWPELLTWFGADADVPPADVRDRLLFVQALETVRCVAEGVLTATRDANVGSVLGLGFAPWTGGVLQFVNQYGLAEFVARAEYLAKRYGDRFTPPALLREKAARGERF, from the coding sequence ATGACCAGCGAGACCAACGCGGCGATTCGCTACCACCGGGACGCCGACGGCGTCGTCACCCTCACCATGGACATGCCCGGCCAGTCCGCGAACGTCATGAACGCCGAGTACCACGCGGCGATGGGCGCCGTCCTGGCCCGGCTGGAGGCCGAACGCGACACCGTACGCGGCGTGATCCTCACCTCGGCGAAGAAGACGTTCTTCGCCGGCGGCGACCTGAACCTGCTGGTCGCGGTGGACCCGGGCGGCGCAGCGGAGTTCGCCGCGTTCATCGACGACATCAAGGCCCAGCTGCGCCGCCTGGAAACCCTCGGCCGGCCCGTGGTCGCCGCGCTGGGCGGCAGCGCGCTGGGCGGCGGCTGGGAGATCGCGCTCGCCTGCCACCGGCGCGTCTGCCTGGACGACGAGGCCATCCGGCTCGGCCTGCCCGAGGTGACGCTCGGCCTGCTCCCGGGCGCCGGCGGTGTCGTGCGCACGGTACGGCTGCTGGGCCTGGAGCAGGCGCTGCCGCTGCTCATGGAGGGCAAGCGGCTGCGTCCCCGCCAGGCCCTGGCGGCCGGCCTGGTGCACGAGCTGGCGGCCACGCCCGAGGAGCTGCTGGCCCGCGCCCGGGACTGGGTGCTCGCCAACCCAGAGGCCAGGCAGCCCTGGGACACCCCCGGGTACCGGATCCCCGGGCCGAAACCCACCGACCCGGCCGCGTACCCCATGCTGGCGGCGGCGCCGGCCGTGCTGTACCAAAAGACCCACGGCACGCTGCCCGCGCCGGAGAAGATCCTCGCCGCCGCGGTCGAGAGCGCTCTGGTCGACTTCGACACCGCGCAGCGGATCGAGACCCGGTACCTGACCGAGCTGGCCACCGGCCAGGTCGCCAAGAACATGATCGGGACCTTCTGGTTCCAGATGAACGAGATCAAGGCCGGCGCCTCCCGGCCGGCCGGCTTCGCGCCGTACCGGACCCGCCGGGTCGGCGTGCTCGGCGCCGGCATGATGGGTGCCGGCATCGCCCAGGTGAGCGCGGCCGCCGGCCTGGAGGTGGTGCTCAAGGACGTCTCCGCGGAGGCGGCCGCCGCGGGCAAGCAGCGGATCGCCGCCCTGCTGGGCGAGCAGGTCGCCGCCGGGCGGATGACGCCGCAGCAGCGCGACCAGGTCCTGGACCGGATCACCCCCACCGCGAGCGACGCCGACCTGGCCGGCTGCGACCTGGTCATCGAGGCGGTCTTCGAGGACCGGGCGCTCAAGGAGAAGGTGCTGGCCGCGGCCGAGGCCGCCGCCCCGCCGGACGCGGTGATCTCCTCCAACACCTCCACGCTGCCCATCACCGGGCTGGCCGGGGCGGTGCCGGAGCCGGCGCGGTTCATCGGGCTGCACTTCTTCTCCCCGGTGCACAAGATGCCGCTGGTCGAGATCATCCGCGGCGCGCGCACCGGCGACGCCACCCTGGCCCGGGCGTTCGACTACGTGCGCCAGATCGGCAAGACGCCGATCGTGGTCAACGACGGCCGGGGCTTTTTCACCTCGCGCGTGTTCGGCGCGTACGCGACCGAGGGCATCGCGATGCTCGCCGAGGGCGTGCACCCGGCGCTGATCGAGAACGAGGCGCGCAAGGCCGGCATGCCGGTGGGCCCGCTCGCGGTCTCCGACGAGGTGACGCTGAGCCTGATGTGGAAGATCGGCCAGCAGACGGTCGCCGACCTGGCCGCGGAGGGCCGGAGCGTGCCCGACCACCCGGCGTACGCGGTGATCGACCTGATGGTCAACGAGCTGGGCCGCACCGGCCGCGCGGGCGGCGCGGGCTTCTACGAGTACCCCGAGCACGGGCGCAAGTACCTGTGGCCGGAGCTGCTGACCTGGTTCGGCGCGGACGCCGACGTCCCCCCTGCGGACGTGCGCGACCGCCTGCTGTTCGTCCAGGCGCTGGAGACGGTCCGCTGCGTGGCGGAGGGCGTGCTCACCGCCACCCGCGACGCCAACGTCGGCAGCGTCCTCGGCCTGGGCTTCGCCCCCTGGACCGGCGGTGTGCTGCAGTTCGTCAACCAGTACGGGCTCGCCGAGTTCGTCGCCCGGGCGGAGTACCTGGCCAAGCGGTACGGCGACCGCTTCACCCCGCCCGCCCTGCTGCGGGAGAAGGCCGCCCGCGGCGAGCGGTTCTGA
- a CDS encoding AraC family transcriptional regulator has protein sequence MSSRTIAMHHVRAALGGARRRGVAVEPLLLAAGISPLLLADDRARVLPEQFTRLIQELWDALDDEYMGFGNVPSKRGTFAMMCWAVIHCPDLGAALTRAAAFYGLFPSGPRFRLVHAAGEVRVELDMRETDDPDHFLTESLLVIWHRFANWLIGRRIPLSRVEFGYPAPAHVAEYDPMFGCPLVFDREVTALAFDERFLAAPLVQDEATLRVFLKNSPADLLSRREYGATVAARARRILTQGLGGSVPDLEAVAARLAMSPQTLRRRLREEGTSFRRIKDEIRRDAAIAGLVRGGESVEELTARLGFSEPSAFHRAFKRWTGTTPGAYRAGR, from the coding sequence ATGTCGAGTCGGACCATCGCGATGCACCACGTGCGGGCGGCGCTGGGCGGCGCCCGACGGCGCGGGGTGGCGGTGGAGCCGCTGCTGCTCGCGGCCGGCATCTCCCCGCTGCTGCTCGCCGACGACCGGGCCCGGGTCCTGCCCGAGCAGTTCACGCGGCTGATCCAGGAGCTGTGGGACGCGCTGGACGACGAGTACATGGGATTCGGGAACGTCCCCAGCAAGCGCGGCACGTTCGCGATGATGTGCTGGGCGGTGATCCACTGCCCGGATCTCGGCGCCGCGCTGACGCGGGCCGCGGCCTTCTACGGGCTGTTCCCCTCCGGTCCGCGGTTTCGGCTGGTCCACGCGGCCGGTGAGGTCCGGGTCGAGCTGGACATGCGGGAGACCGACGACCCGGACCACTTCCTCACCGAGTCGCTGCTGGTGATCTGGCACCGGTTCGCCAACTGGCTGATCGGCCGGCGCATCCCGTTGTCGCGTGTGGAGTTCGGCTACCCCGCGCCGGCGCACGTCGCCGAGTACGACCCGATGTTCGGCTGCCCCCTGGTGTTCGACCGGGAGGTGACCGCGCTGGCGTTCGACGAGCGGTTCCTGGCCGCGCCGCTGGTGCAGGACGAGGCCACGCTGCGGGTGTTCCTCAAGAACTCCCCCGCCGACCTGCTGTCCCGCCGCGAGTACGGCGCCACGGTCGCGGCCCGGGCCCGGCGCATCCTCACCCAGGGCCTGGGCGGGTCCGTGCCCGACCTGGAGGCGGTCGCGGCCCGGCTCGCGATGAGCCCGCAGACCCTGCGCCGCCGGCTGCGCGAGGAGGGCACCTCGTTCCGGCGGATCAAGGACGAGATCCGCCGGGACGCCGCCATCGCCGGCCTGGTGCGGGGCGGGGAGAGCGTCGAGGAGCTGACCGCCCGGCTCGGGTTCTCCGAGCCGAGCGCCTTCCACCGCGCGTTCAAGCGCTGGACCGGGACCACACCCGGCGCGTACCGGGCCGGGCGGTGA
- a CDS encoding acyl-CoA dehydrogenase family protein translates to MRRNYFDADHEAFRATFRAFLEREVVPYQREWEEAGRVDREVWRKAGKQGFLLPWADPRHGGLGLADFRYEQVIIEELAAIHDSGLAIPLHSAIVAPYLAHFGTAEQQDRYLPGAVSGDIVLALAITEPGTGSDVAGIRTRAVDAGDHWVLTGQKTFISNGLLADLVIVAARTDPNQRHAIGLFLVEAGTPGFTRGRKLDKLGLRAQDTAELFFDEVRIPKENALGDPKAGFAAIMWMFAQERLVVAISSVAAAQVALRDTVEYVTQRQAFGRALADFQDTRFRLAAMRTEVDVAQAFVDRCVLAHNDGELTPVAAAEAKLFASEMLGRVVDDCLQMHGGYGYMWEYPICRAYADARVQRIYAGTSEIMKEIISRAMLGEHRGGAA, encoded by the coding sequence ATGAGACGAAACTACTTCGACGCTGACCACGAGGCGTTCCGGGCCACCTTCCGCGCCTTCCTGGAGCGGGAGGTCGTCCCGTACCAGAGGGAGTGGGAAGAGGCCGGCCGCGTCGACCGGGAGGTGTGGCGCAAGGCCGGCAAGCAGGGGTTCCTGCTTCCGTGGGCGGACCCGCGCCACGGCGGGCTGGGTCTCGCCGACTTCCGGTACGAGCAGGTCATCATCGAGGAGCTGGCGGCGATCCACGACAGCGGCCTGGCCATCCCGCTGCATTCGGCGATCGTCGCGCCGTACCTCGCCCACTTCGGCACCGCCGAACAGCAGGACCGCTACCTGCCGGGCGCGGTCAGCGGCGACATCGTCTTGGCGCTCGCCATCACCGAGCCGGGCACCGGCTCCGACGTCGCCGGCATCCGCACCCGCGCGGTCGACGCCGGCGACCACTGGGTGCTCACCGGCCAGAAGACCTTCATCTCCAACGGCCTCCTCGCCGACCTGGTGATCGTCGCCGCGCGCACCGACCCGAACCAGCGGCACGCGATCGGGCTGTTCCTCGTCGAGGCCGGCACCCCGGGCTTCACCCGCGGGCGCAAGCTGGACAAGCTCGGCCTGCGCGCCCAGGACACCGCGGAGCTGTTCTTCGACGAGGTGCGCATCCCGAAGGAGAACGCGCTCGGGGATCCGAAGGCGGGTTTCGCCGCGATCATGTGGATGTTCGCCCAGGAGCGCCTCGTGGTGGCCATCAGCTCAGTAGCCGCGGCCCAGGTCGCGCTGCGCGACACCGTCGAGTACGTGACGCAGCGCCAGGCGTTCGGCCGCGCGCTGGCCGACTTCCAGGACACCCGGTTTCGCCTGGCGGCGATGCGGACCGAGGTCGATGTGGCGCAGGCGTTCGTGGACCGGTGCGTGCTCGCCCACAACGACGGGGAGCTGACCCCGGTGGCCGCCGCCGAGGCTAAGCTGTTCGCCTCCGAGATGCTCGGCCGGGTAGTGGACGACTGCCTGCAGATGCACGGCGGCTACGGGTACATGTGGGAGTACCCGATCTGCCGGGCGTACGCGGACGCGCGCGTACAGCGCATCTACGCCGGCACCTCCGAGATCATGAAGGAGATCATCAGCCGCGCCATGCTGGGGGAGCACCGGGGAGGGGCAGCGTGA
- a CDS encoding CaiB/BaiF CoA transferase family protein, with protein MSREAVSGPLEGLRVLEIASMAPGPFACTVLADLGAEVLRVDRADRVPDPLPDTPPPDPLGRGRRSVAVDLKHPDGVATVLRLVERADVLVEGFRPGVCERLGIGPKVCLERNPRLVYGRMTGWGQDGPWASLAGHDITYLALSGALEPIGPAGAPPVPPLNYVGDFGGGGMLLVVGILAALWERERSGRGQVVDAAMIEGAALLSAFAHGMRAMGTWSGRRGENFLDGSAPFYTTYACRDGRYVAVGALEPQFYAELLDRLGLAGEPLPAQWDRDGWPVLRQRFAEVFASRDRDEWAEVFDGTDACVAPVLAPDEAPGHPHLAARGSFVEVAGMVQPGPAPRLSRTPGAVRSPAPHPGQHTDAALRDWGFTAEEVAALRAARAVA; from the coding sequence GTGAGCAGGGAAGCCGTGAGCGGCCCGCTGGAGGGGCTGCGGGTGCTGGAGATCGCCAGCATGGCGCCCGGCCCGTTCGCCTGCACGGTACTGGCCGACCTCGGCGCGGAGGTGCTGCGCGTGGACCGGGCCGACCGGGTGCCGGACCCGCTCCCGGACACGCCCCCGCCCGACCCCCTGGGGCGCGGCCGGCGCTCGGTCGCGGTCGACCTCAAGCACCCGGACGGGGTCGCCACCGTGCTGCGCCTGGTCGAGCGGGCGGACGTGCTGGTGGAGGGGTTCCGGCCCGGCGTGTGCGAGCGGCTGGGCATCGGGCCGAAGGTCTGCCTGGAACGCAACCCGCGCCTGGTGTACGGCCGGATGACCGGCTGGGGGCAGGACGGGCCGTGGGCGAGCCTGGCCGGGCACGACATCACCTACCTTGCCCTGTCCGGGGCGCTGGAGCCGATCGGCCCGGCCGGGGCGCCCCCGGTGCCGCCGCTCAACTACGTCGGCGACTTCGGCGGCGGGGGGATGCTGCTCGTGGTCGGCATCCTGGCCGCGCTGTGGGAGCGGGAGCGCTCCGGGCGCGGCCAGGTGGTGGACGCGGCCATGATCGAGGGCGCTGCGCTGCTGTCGGCGTTCGCCCACGGCATGCGCGCCATGGGGACGTGGTCGGGCCGGCGGGGGGAGAACTTCCTCGACGGCTCCGCGCCGTTCTACACCACCTACGCCTGCCGCGACGGCCGGTACGTCGCGGTGGGCGCGCTGGAGCCGCAGTTCTACGCCGAGCTGCTGGACCGGCTCGGGCTGGCCGGCGAGCCGCTGCCCGCCCAGTGGGACCGGGACGGCTGGCCGGTGCTGCGGCAACGGTTCGCCGAGGTGTTCGCCTCCCGGGACCGGGACGAGTGGGCCGAGGTGTTCGACGGCACGGACGCCTGCGTGGCGCCGGTGCTCGCCCCGGACGAGGCGCCCGGCCATCCGCATCTTGCGGCGCGCGGGTCGTTCGTCGAGGTGGCCGGCATGGTGCAGCCCGGGCCCGCGCCGCGGCTGTCTCGCACGCCCGGCGCGGTGCGCTCGCCCGCGCCCCACCCGGGCCAGCACACCGACGCCGCCCTGCGTGACTGGGGCTTCACCGCTGAGGAGGTCGCCGCGCTGCGGGCCGCCCGCGCGGTCGCCTGA
- a CDS encoding RrF2 family transcriptional regulator: MRVSATVDYALRALIEIAHREENAPVTAEELSQAQDISRRFLLTILADLQRAGIVRSQRGSAGGWSLARPAHTVTVADVVRAVDGPLVSIHGVRPESVRYNGTASSLQLVWIAARSSLREVLESVTLQHLVDGELPAQVHRRTRDDDAWVPH, encoded by the coding sequence ATGCGGGTATCCGCCACGGTCGACTACGCGTTAAGGGCGCTGATCGAGATCGCCCACCGCGAGGAGAACGCGCCGGTCACGGCGGAGGAGCTGAGCCAGGCCCAGGACATCTCCCGTCGTTTCCTGCTCACCATCCTCGCCGACTTGCAGCGCGCGGGGATCGTGCGGAGCCAGCGGGGCTCAGCCGGCGGCTGGTCTCTTGCCAGGCCCGCCCACACCGTCACCGTAGCGGACGTGGTACGAGCGGTGGACGGTCCCCTGGTGAGCATCCACGGCGTGCGCCCGGAGTCGGTTCGGTACAACGGCACCGCCAGCTCGCTGCAACTGGTGTGGATCGCGGCCAGGAGCAGCCTGCGCGAGGTGCTGGAGTCGGTGACGCTCCAGCACCTCGTCGACGGCGAGCTGCCCGCGCAGGTGCACCGGCGCACCCGCGACGACGACGCCTGGGTTCCGCACTGA
- a CDS encoding YeeE/YedE family protein has translation MSVTENVPRTPPASDRSTAPQAPPARVGVAVIGLLLAAALGLAVHAVGGPRMAVLYGIGLAFGVVLFHSRFGFTSAWRQLVAVGQGAALRAHMVMLGVACLLFAPLLATGTSLAGAPQPTVAPIGVSLLVGAFVFGVGMQLGGACASGTLFAVGSGQTSILITLAGFIAGSVLGAWHFTFWTHDVPTGPAVSLAQTLGYAGALAVSLLVMALVYALTLLIARRRRPPEIEQPPRARGLARVIRGSWPLWVGAVALAVLNALTLFVSGKPWGITSAFVLWGSKLLAAVGVDVSRWAYWSTPDRAAALHASVLADRTSVMDFGIVLGALVASAASGTFVLHRRVPWKLALGALLGGILMGYGARLAYGCNIGAYFSGIASFSLHGWIWGLLAIAGTYVGLALRPFFGLTNPKPTDSVC, from the coding sequence GTGTCGGTCACCGAGAACGTCCCCAGAACACCCCCCGCGTCCGACAGGTCCACCGCCCCGCAAGCGCCTCCCGCGCGCGTCGGCGTGGCCGTGATCGGGCTCCTCCTCGCCGCTGCCCTCGGGCTGGCGGTCCACGCGGTCGGCGGGCCGCGGATGGCCGTGCTCTACGGCATCGGGCTCGCGTTCGGCGTCGTGCTCTTCCACTCCCGCTTCGGGTTCACCTCGGCCTGGCGGCAGCTGGTCGCGGTGGGGCAGGGCGCTGCCCTGCGCGCCCACATGGTGATGCTCGGGGTGGCCTGCCTCCTGTTCGCCCCGCTGCTGGCCACCGGCACGAGCCTCGCCGGCGCGCCGCAGCCGACCGTGGCGCCGATCGGGGTCAGCCTGCTGGTGGGCGCGTTCGTGTTCGGCGTGGGCATGCAGCTCGGCGGCGCATGCGCGTCCGGCACGCTTTTCGCGGTCGGCAGCGGTCAGACTTCGATCCTCATCACCCTCGCCGGCTTCATCGCGGGCTCGGTCCTGGGGGCGTGGCACTTCACCTTCTGGACCCACGACGTCCCCACCGGCCCGGCGGTGTCCTTGGCGCAGACGCTTGGTTACGCCGGGGCGCTCGCGGTGTCCCTTCTCGTCATGGCGCTCGTCTACGCGCTGACCCTCCTCATCGCCCGCCGCAGGCGGCCGCCGGAGATCGAGCAGCCCCCGCGGGCACGGGGCCTCGCCCGCGTCATCCGGGGTTCGTGGCCGCTGTGGGTGGGAGCCGTCGCGCTCGCCGTGCTCAACGCCCTCACCTTGTTCGTGTCGGGCAAGCCCTGGGGGATCACGTCCGCCTTCGTCCTGTGGGGGTCGAAGCTGCTCGCGGCCGTGGGCGTCGACGTGTCGCGCTGGGCCTACTGGTCCACGCCTGACCGTGCCGCGGCGCTCCACGCGTCGGTCCTCGCCGACCGCACCTCGGTCATGGACTTCGGCATCGTGCTCGGCGCGCTCGTCGCGTCCGCGGCGTCGGGCACGTTCGTGCTGCACCGCCGGGTGCCGTGGAAGCTGGCGCTCGGCGCCCTCCTCGGCGGGATCCTCATGGGCTACGGCGCCCGCCTCGCCTACGGCTGCAACATCGGGGCGTACTTCTCCGGCATCGCCTCGTTCAGCCTGCACGGCTGGATCTGGGGCCTGCTCGCGATCGCCGGGACCTACGTGGGCCTCGCCCTTCGCCCTTTCTTCGGCCTGACCAACCCCAAGCCGACCGACTCGGTCTGCTGA
- a CDS encoding DUF2267 domain-containing protein, which produces MQHDEFIGQVQSRAKLSSRGDAERATRAVLETLGQRIPEGLAENVAAQLPHEIGEHLRRVIVAGGQGTGERFGRQEFITRVAERAGVDEQHAAYLARVVFEVVGEATSGGLMGKIRKSLPEDLEWLVTAGSRGKAEE; this is translated from the coding sequence ATGCAGCACGACGAGTTCATCGGTCAAGTGCAGTCGCGTGCCAAGCTCAGCTCCCGCGGTGACGCCGAGCGCGCCACCCGCGCGGTCCTGGAGACGCTCGGCCAGCGGATACCGGAGGGCCTGGCGGAGAACGTGGCGGCCCAACTGCCGCACGAGATCGGCGAGCACCTGCGGCGGGTGATCGTCGCGGGCGGACAGGGCACCGGCGAGCGGTTCGGCAGGCAGGAGTTCATCACGCGCGTGGCCGAGCGGGCCGGCGTGGACGAGCAGCACGCCGCCTACCTGGCCCGGGTGGTGTTCGAGGTGGTCGGCGAGGCCACCAGCGGCGGGCTGATGGGCAAGATCCGCAAGAGCCTGCCCGAGGATCTGGAGTGGCTGGTCACCGCCGGCAGCCGGGGCAAGGCGGAGGAGTGA
- a CDS encoding Nif3-like dinuclear metal center hexameric protein yields MKLCDAIAVLDELYDPRWAEPWDAVGLVCGDPDAEVRRVLFAVDPVQAVAEEAVRTRADLVVVHHPLFLRPVHGVAATTPKGRVVHTLLTHGIALHVCHTNADSAAPGVSDALAAVLGLTVTGPLAPAADDPRRGIGRICTLPEPCTLAEFATRAARALPRTAGGLRVSGDPDLVVRTAAVSGGAGDSLFEHARAAGVDVFLTADLRHHPASEAREHGPPALIDAGHWATEWPWLAEAARLFEERVARRGDTVETYVSHLVTDPWTMVALDRAAPSTAPSTAPSTAPSTAPSTEPLTEPLTEPTGPSTGSTS; encoded by the coding sequence GTGAAGCTCTGCGACGCGATCGCCGTCTTGGACGAGCTGTACGACCCGCGGTGGGCCGAGCCGTGGGACGCGGTCGGCCTGGTCTGCGGCGACCCCGACGCCGAGGTGCGGCGGGTGCTGTTCGCCGTGGACCCGGTCCAGGCCGTGGCAGAGGAGGCGGTGCGCACGCGCGCCGACCTGGTGGTCGTGCACCACCCGCTGTTTCTGCGGCCGGTGCACGGGGTGGCCGCGACCACGCCCAAGGGGCGCGTGGTCCACACCTTGCTCACCCACGGGATCGCCCTGCACGTGTGCCACACCAACGCGGACTCCGCCGCTCCCGGGGTGTCCGACGCGCTGGCCGCGGTGCTCGGGCTGACCGTCACTGGCCCGCTCGCGCCCGCCGCGGACGACCCGCGGCGGGGCATCGGGCGGATCTGCACGCTGCCCGAGCCCTGCACGTTGGCCGAGTTCGCCACCCGGGCCGCGCGGGCGCTGCCCCGGACCGCCGGCGGCCTGCGCGTCTCCGGCGACCCCGACCTGGTGGTCCGTACCGCCGCGGTGAGCGGGGGCGCCGGGGACAGCCTGTTCGAGCACGCCCGGGCCGCGGGCGTGGACGTGTTCCTCACCGCCGACCTGCGCCACCATCCCGCCTCCGAGGCGCGCGAGCACGGCCCGCCCGCGCTCATCGACGCGGGCCACTGGGCCACGGAATGGCCCTGGTTGGCCGAGGCCGCGCGGCTGTTCGAGGAGCGCGTCGCGCGGCGCGGGGATACGGTGGAGACCTACGTGTCCCACTTGGTCACCGACCCGTGGACCATGGTGGCCCTGGACAGGGCAGCGCCGTCGACAGCGCCATCAACAGCGCCGTCGACAGCGCCATCGACAGCGCCATCGACAGAGCCACTGACAGAGCCACTGACAGAGCCGACCGGACCGAGCACAGGGAGTACGAGCTGA
- a CDS encoding zinc ribbon domain-containing protein, producing the protein MNAAPADQIRLLDLQGIDSRLDQLAHRRRNLPELAEIAELDGKLAKLRDRIVAAETEEGDIAREQAKAEADVEAVRARARRDQERLDSGSITSAKELTSLQHEIESLKKRQSDLEDTVLEIMDRREQVQRRIAELKAEQAEAEAARKAAEQRRDTAFAEIDAQAATLREQREQVAAAIPGDLLALYEKLRQQFGGVGAAALRQRRCEGCREELSLVELNTIRQAPPDQVFRCESCRRILVRTEEAGL; encoded by the coding sequence CTGAACGCCGCGCCCGCCGACCAGATCCGCCTGCTCGACCTGCAGGGCATCGACTCTCGCCTGGACCAGCTCGCCCACCGCAGGCGGAACCTGCCTGAGCTGGCCGAGATCGCCGAACTCGACGGCAAGCTGGCCAAGCTGCGCGACCGCATCGTCGCCGCCGAGACCGAGGAGGGCGACATCGCCCGCGAGCAGGCCAAGGCGGAGGCCGACGTGGAGGCCGTGCGGGCCCGCGCCCGACGCGACCAGGAGCGGCTGGACTCCGGCAGCATCACCTCGGCCAAGGAGCTCACCAGCCTCCAGCACGAGATCGAGTCGCTGAAGAAGCGGCAGTCCGACCTGGAGGACACCGTGCTGGAGATCATGGACCGGCGCGAGCAGGTCCAGCGGCGGATCGCCGAGCTGAAGGCCGAGCAGGCGGAGGCCGAGGCCGCCCGTAAGGCCGCGGAGCAGCGCCGCGACACCGCGTTCGCCGAGATCGACGCCCAGGCCGCCACGCTGCGCGAGCAGCGCGAGCAGGTGGCCGCCGCGATCCCGGGCGACCTGCTCGCCCTGTACGAGAAGCTGCGCCAGCAGTTCGGCGGCGTCGGCGCCGCCGCGCTCCGGCAGCGGCGCTGCGAAGGCTGCCGGGAGGAGCTGTCCCTGGTCGAGCTGAACACGATCCGCCAGGCGCCCCCCGACCAGGTGTTCCGGTGCGAGTCCTGCCGCCGGATCCTGGTCCGGACCGAGGAAGCCGGGCTGTAG